From a single Flavobacterium sp. genomic region:
- a CDS encoding DUF2809 domain-containing protein has product MILGILSRKTTVVPLFIGDILYAVLIYFGFRFLIIKSKKSTSLLFSLLFCFGIEFLQLVQIDWLIAIRKTTLGHYILGQGFLWLDLLCYVIGTLLAFLIDWKFIKTQNLNSK; this is encoded by the coding sequence TTGATTTTAGGAATTTTATCCCGAAAAACAACTGTTGTTCCTTTATTTATAGGAGATATTTTGTATGCTGTTTTGATTTACTTCGGATTTCGATTTTTAATTATAAAATCGAAAAAATCAACTTCACTCCTATTCTCCCTACTTTTTTGTTTTGGAATCGAATTTTTACAATTAGTACAAATTGATTGGTTAATTGCCATTCGTAAAACCACTTTAGGACATTATATTTTGGGTCAAGGTTTTCTTTGGTTGGATTTACTTTGCTATGTAATTGGAACTTTACTAGCTTTTCTAATCGATTGGAAGTTCATCAAAACTCAAAACTTAAACTCGAAGTAA
- a CDS encoding L-serine ammonia-lyase produces MECISVFDMLKIGVGPSSSHTLGPWRAAEQFLKELRERNLIDNIIGVKVDLYGSLSLTGKGHATDLAVMLGLSGADPEYIPVESIDVIISAIKNKKEIFLGNEILIPFCFETDIVFNRNFLPFHANGLTFTAKTDTETYSETYYSIGGGFVVKEKEDHHKEEILHTFPFPIEKADELLAFCLAENKKISEIVYENEKTMRSEEEIHNELLRIWDTMLECMYIGCHSEGILPGGLNVKRRAYDMHKNLIGVLPYEDPYSWLQIIRQTEVKFRQILKWVSCFALAVNEVNASLGRVVTAPTNGSAGVIPAVLMYYLVIENHKAGEKEIKQFLMVAGEIGSIFKKGATISAAMGGCQAEIGVSSAMAAAALCELMGGTPAQVTMAAEIAMEHHLGLTCDPIGGLVQIPCIERNTMGAIKAINAAELALETDALHAKVPLDKVINTMWQTAKDMNSKYKETSEGGLAIAVNMSDC; encoded by the coding sequence ATGGAATGTATATCCGTTTTTGATATGTTAAAGATTGGTGTTGGACCTTCGAGTTCTCACACTCTTGGACCATGGCGTGCTGCCGAACAATTTTTAAAAGAATTGCGCGAACGTAATTTAATTGACAACATTATTGGTGTCAAAGTAGATTTATATGGTTCCTTATCATTAACTGGAAAAGGGCATGCAACAGATTTAGCCGTAATGCTTGGTTTAAGTGGGGCTGATCCAGAATATATTCCTGTAGAAAGTATTGATGTGATTATTTCGGCCATCAAAAACAAAAAAGAAATTTTCTTAGGGAATGAAATTTTAATTCCGTTTTGTTTTGAAACGGATATTGTGTTCAATAGAAACTTTTTACCTTTTCATGCTAACGGATTAACTTTTACAGCTAAAACCGATACCGAAACATATTCGGAAACCTATTATTCTATAGGTGGCGGATTTGTAGTTAAAGAAAAAGAAGACCATCACAAAGAAGAAATTTTACATACTTTTCCTTTTCCAATTGAAAAAGCAGATGAATTATTAGCTTTTTGTTTAGCCGAAAATAAAAAAATATCTGAAATCGTTTACGAAAACGAGAAAACCATGCGAAGCGAAGAAGAAATTCACAACGAATTACTTCGCATTTGGGATACGATGTTGGAATGCATGTACATTGGATGTCATTCGGAAGGAATTCTTCCAGGTGGATTAAATGTGAAGCGTAGAGCGTATGACATGCACAAAAACTTAATTGGCGTTTTACCGTATGAAGATCCTTATTCGTGGTTGCAAATCATAAGACAAACCGAAGTTAAATTTCGTCAGATTTTAAAATGGGTAAGCTGTTTTGCTTTGGCAGTAAATGAAGTAAATGCTTCGTTAGGCCGAGTAGTTACAGCGCCTACCAACGGAAGTGCGGGAGTTATTCCAGCTGTCTTAATGTATTATTTAGTAATTGAAAATCACAAAGCGGGCGAAAAAGAAATCAAACAATTTTTAATGGTGGCGGGCGAAATTGGTTCTATCTTCAAAAAAGGGGCTACCATTTCTGCAGCTATGGGCGGTTGTCAGGCAGAAATTGGAGTTTCGAGTGCTATGGCAGCAGCAGCTTTGTGTGAATTGATGGGCGGTACTCCAGCTCAAGTTACTATGGCAGCCGAAATTGCAATGGAACATCATTTAGGGTTAACTTGTGACCCGATTGGTGGTTTAGTGCAAATTCCGTGTATTGAAAGAAATACGATGGGTGCAATCAAAGCAATTAACGCTGCTGAATTAGCATTAGAAACCGATGCTTTACATGCAAAAGTACCACTTGATAAAGTAATTAACACCATGTGGCAAACTGCAAAAGACATGAATTCAAAATACAAAGAGACATCTGAAGGTGGATTAGCAATAGCAGTAAACATGTCGGATTGTTAA
- a CDS encoding SH3 domain-containing protein: MRKFLFICLFLFTHVFSIAQDRYWIINDTKLFEKPSTESKFYGYFRYGAEVKIIDDLKNGWLKVQSDNFTIGFVKKELIRTTMNGNDKIIEDTSNPIIKGGDAYYGGNHLFVTVAGLKARSKPDKLASVREILTNGDAVSVSYFPVNKEEWVNIGYGFEPNVAKFVLAKYLGKRPVYEDLLTQFDKLPKTDVANRKTIGERLVELTWNSGDINELPALERYLEVAKQLNDEKLIKDTEFNILIAKNIGLHTDLDFKLLQEKIQTSYFEINDFKFDNTAISYTDLLKKFGKPSKIENVEDECGVYLSNVLYHYSDFIISVDQETNKAELVEIFFKPNTKFYFDAHSIFSQQISEKDFILKYGQYLEYSFKNPHFYNISFDSGFYSIYFKDGVLYSIEVNYYC; encoded by the coding sequence ATGAGGAAGTTTCTTTTTATCTGTTTATTTCTATTTACGCATGTGTTTTCAATTGCTCAAGACAGATATTGGATTATTAATGATACCAAATTATTTGAAAAACCATCTACAGAAAGTAAATTTTACGGTTATTTTAGATATGGTGCTGAAGTAAAAATCATTGACGATTTAAAAAATGGTTGGCTCAAAGTGCAATCGGATAATTTTACCATTGGTTTTGTAAAAAAAGAGTTGATTCGAACTACTATGAATGGAAACGATAAAATTATCGAAGACACTTCGAACCCAATTATTAAAGGTGGTGATGCTTATTATGGTGGCAATCATTTATTTGTTACCGTAGCTGGTTTAAAAGCTAGAAGTAAACCTGATAAATTGGCTTCTGTAAGAGAAATTCTGACTAATGGTGATGCGGTTTCGGTTAGTTATTTTCCTGTAAATAAAGAAGAATGGGTTAATATTGGATATGGATTTGAACCAAATGTAGCAAAATTTGTTTTAGCAAAATATTTAGGAAAACGACCTGTTTATGAAGATTTATTGACACAATTTGATAAACTACCAAAAACTGATGTTGCGAATAGAAAAACCATTGGAGAACGTTTAGTAGAATTAACATGGAACAGCGGTGATATTAATGAATTGCCTGCTTTAGAACGGTACTTAGAAGTAGCCAAACAATTAAATGATGAAAAATTAATTAAAGATACGGAGTTTAATATTTTAATTGCTAAAAATATAGGATTACATACAGATTTAGACTTTAAATTACTACAAGAAAAAATACAAACATCCTATTTTGAAATCAATGATTTTAAGTTTGACAATACAGCGATTTCGTACACAGATTTGCTGAAAAAATTTGGAAAGCCATCAAAAATTGAGAATGTTGAAGATGAGTGTGGTGTATATTTATCTAATGTTTTATATCATTATTCAGATTTTATAATTAGCGTAGATCAAGAAACCAATAAAGCAGAATTGGTAGAAATCTTTTTTAAACCTAATACTAAATTTTATTTTGATGCCCATTCCATATTTAGTCAACAAATTTCTGAAAAAGATTTTATTTTGAAGTATGGTCAATATTTAGAATATAGCTTTAAGAATCCTCATTTTTATAATATCTCTTTTGATTCAGGTTTTTATTCTATTTATTTTAAGGATGGTGTTTTGTATTCAATCGAAGTAAATTATTATTGTTAA